The stretch of DNA cagccccacagcccaatCCCACCGATTCTTTTATTTCCCCTTCTCTGTTCCCTACATCTATAACTTAATTTCCATAACCTCCCTATCTCTTGCCTTCTTTAGCCGTGTCTCTGCAGCTGATTCCCAAACCCTTAAACTTTCACGGATCTGATGGCAACTGTCCCAATACAGTCACAGGGATTTTCCCGTACTGGTCAGGCTGTAATCTTTCAGGAGCAGGAGCCAGAGCTATTTTGGCTGTAAAACGTCTAACACGTTTCGGTTGCTAGGTAAACAATAAACTGTACACACGATGCTTGGGTGAGCCATTCAGAATACAAGTATAGTTATCTGGTTAGTCCTTTCTTCACCCGATCACACGGTAATGACTGTGACACTCATGCGATAAGACTTCCACTGTCTCACTTTGCTGCTCAGGTGAAATCAAGAACAGAATTTGACCTTTATGTTTTATATTGGCCTCTTAAACTGTTAACACTGCTCATGGACACAGTGGCAAGCTTATTGTGTACATGCAACACGTACTACGGGTACTTTTCCCATAACTCACTCCTGAACAGTAATACAAATActacaaatatttttcctaatacTACTGTAGACACCAGGGCTGTAGCTAAACTCCTGGACAATGACATAGAGCCTAACAAGCCAAGGAAAACTATCCGCATACAAGACGCGCTCTCTCCCGCAGGGCTGCGAGTGGAAACAAGTAACATAACAGCAAATGGGGCGGGCTGGAGCCAGGCCGAGGGACAGGCTCACCGGGGCACGGTCTGAGCGCATAGCCCGCTCCGCGTCCCCCTCGCCTCGCCACGGCGCTCGCCCTGCCCGGCCGTGCCGcggccccagcagcagctccgcGCCGCCGGGATGGGAGCCTCGCCGCCGAGCCTCGCCCAGCCGTGCGGTGCCGTGGGCGGACGGCGCTGCCCACGGCCGTGCTGACAGGGCGCCGCGCGGCGCGCGTCACGGTGGGGAGGGCCGGGCTGGCGGAGCCATAAATAGGGGCGACGATCGCGGTGGCGGCAGCACTCGCTGAGGGAGCTCCCGCAGTGGCACAGGCAGATAGCGGCGGGGAATCCCTTAttgcttccctccctccttccatcCCCGGAGTGCTCCGAGGTAAGCGCTGCTCCGCGGGCGGCACGGCGCGGCATAGCACGGCGCGGCATAGCACGGCACGGCGGCGCTCGGCCGGGGCTTGCGCGCTGCAGGGGCGGCGGGTGCTGACAGCTTTTCTGTCTCCTCCGGCTGCAGCTCGGTACTCCCATGACTCTGAACCGTGGTGACAAGCTGCGCTGCCTGGACAAGCGGCGCGGCAGCATGCCCTTCTCCGCGCACCAGCACCTGCACCGGCGCAGCATGCCCGTGGACGAGAGGGACCTGCGGGCTGCCCTGCCGCAGGGCGAGCTCTCCAGCCTGGTGCGCTGCACTTCGTACAGCCCCGGCGAGGAGCATCGGGAGAGCTGGACCTCCGACTCCTCTGACTCCGTCATCTCCTCGGGCAGCGATTCCGACAGCAACCTCTACAAGGTGATCCTGTTGGGCGAGCACGGCGTCGGCAAGACCAGCCTGGCGCGCATCTTCGGCGGCGTGGAGGACTGCGCGGACGCGGAAGAGGCCGGTGAGGGCGCGGGGCACCCATGCAGCACCCGGCAGGGATCGGGGTGGGACCCTCAGTCTCGGGGACCCGCCGCTGGCAGCGGCAGAGCACGGCCGCACCTCCCCGGCCACCCCTCGCCCTGCGGCCACCCCCCACCAGGCTGCCGGCGGAGATGGAGaataacttctctttttttcctgacttttttcCCGTAGGAAATACATATGACAGGTCAATTATAGTTGACGGAGAAGAAGCGTCTCTCGTGGTGTTTGATATATGGGAGCAGGTACTTatggatttattttctctttatggCTTGGTCAGTGGTCTACTCTTTAAAAAGGTAGAAATGGAACATTATGTCTGCCCCTTTCTTCCAGCAGATCAGTAACATTTAAAaagtgacattaaaaaaaaaaaaagtaattcatgCAGCCTTTGTTCTCTCCTGCAGTTAATTGCTTGTAGACAGGCAGGCAACTTAGAATCCTGAATGGGGCTGGAGCGTGAATCCTTTTAATTCTTTGAATAAGCAGCATCTTACATGAGCAGCCCAGGGAATTAGTGTAAAATTAAAGATTCACAATATGAGCAGTGCAGacctgacatatttctggaaacatgaacattttgttttgtaatgtatttgaaataagattttttttttttttaatgggagtttgGCTTATTTTTACTTACTGTTCCTTATAAAGCTAAGGAAAAGAAGGTGTTTACAGTAGATAAATCACTAATCAgtgtgaaatagatttttcaatGCAATAAATGCATTTCTTGCCTTCTGTTTTAGGGTGACAGTCAATGGCTTCAGAACCACTGTATGAAAATGGGAGATGCCTACATTATTGTATATTCAGTGACAGACAAAGTTAGTTTTGAAAAGGCCTCTGAGCTAAGAATCCAGCTAAGAAGAGCAAGGCAAACAGAAGACATTCCTATTATTCTTGTGGGCAATAAAAGTGATCTGGTGAGGTCCCGGGAAGTCTCAGTGGATGGTAAGAGACACTATTTGCTTGTATAGTAATGTCTAAATTAGTAGCAAAGGCTATGGAGGATCATGGTCAATAGATATGGTCTGTGTTTGGTGTAGAAAAATGTATAATTTGAAGCACattagagaaacaaaaccaagtgGCTCATGCTGAGAGACCTGGTACCACAGAAAACAGTGGAGATGGTGGTGTGGCAAGatttgtgtctgtgcagagccaaTGCTCTGAAATACactacaagagaaaaaaaaacattgaagCTGCAGCTTTAGCATACTGTTTTGTGTAGGATTCATTTTTGGTCAGTATTAACTGAAAGGGTTTAATTGTATGTTTGTGTGCAGCAGCACTTGCTAGTCTGGAAGGTCTGATAGCTCGAGCTATGCTTTTTAAGACAGGAGTGTCATGTCATAGAACCCAGGGAACCTTTGAAAAGGGTGATCCCATATAGTGTGTACAATCCTCTTGAAGTGACTCCATCACATTTGAGTTGAGCTGATGAGACCAGGTTTACACCACTTAAAGTCTTTTTGTGTATGTTCTCCAGCTGTGATCAGTGAGAATTCTACTCAGCTAGTTCTAGCTAGCATTTCAGTAGTGAGAGCACAGCAACCACTGCCAACACTACAGTACTGATTTCACTTAAACGTTGgtgggttttggttggtttggtttgggtttcttttgtcACTGGGAAGAATCTTCTGAAATATTGGTGTTTTGATGATGATGAACCATTTTTTGCTGGAGTTCATTAGGAGCTCACTTTTTTCAGGCTGGTAGCAGTGCATGGTTTTGTCCTAGTCATGATATCAGTACTGACCTCAGGTTTACAACTTTGCCACAAACTGAACATGGAAATTTGCAAATGATTCAGAGTTAAGGACTTGCATCTGGAACATCAAGCATCTTGCATTTTGGATGCAGTCCTAGGCAAATCCAATGGTGTACAACTTGACCTCTAGTATTCTGTTCAATGACTTGACTTTGTGGACTGTATCAGCTTCATTTGCCGCCAGCGTGAAAAGCTTTCACTTGTAACATCAAGGCAAAGGAGCATAATTGCTCAATGTCTTCCAGAACAAATaaactctatttttttctgtaccttGTGCTGCTTGCTGTCAAATAACATGCATGCATCCAAGTCCTTCTGTAGCAGCTTTAGCTCTTAAACAACATTGGGACAGTCTGCCTACAGCACTGTTGTTGCCATATACTTAGTACTATGGGTCAAATGAGATTTCTGACCATAGCAAGACAAACCCAAGAACAGACAGGAGGCAAAACCATGACTTTGACTTTCCTACTATGTAGTAAAGCTCTTTTGAGGCACTGAAGGCACCTTCCTTACtttttaaagactatttttgtcttgtttttctaccagtaaacaaagaaaatgaatttttccactcatctccctttttctctttccatgtaGAGGGACGGGcatgtgctgttgtgtttgaCTGCAAATTCATTGAgacctcagctgctcttcatcataACGTCAAGGACCTGTTTGAAGGTATTGTTCGGCAAATTAGACTCCGCAAGGACAGTAAAGAAGACAATGCGAGGAGAATGGCCAacacaaaaagaagagaaagcataGGCAAAAAGGCAAAGCGATTCCTTGGGAGAATTGTGGCAAAGAACAATAAGAAGATGGCTTTCAAAGCAAAATCCAAGTCTTGCCATGACTTATCAGTGCTTTAGAAGCTTTCAGCAAGGCAAGATGTTGCACATGACTGATGAACAAGCATTTTAGTCCTATGAGAACTGTATAAGATGATCCTCATGGTGATAACAAGACTGACTTATCAATTGAGACTCTCGTTAATGCCTTAAGGTGCACAAGCAAGTCTGGAAGTTTCTCTAGAATGTCTGCTTCATTGATAAATGGGTTAAGTTTCAATCTGTGCAAGTAAATGAACTAACTTTAGTGGCTTGACATGTCCACATTTTCCACTGTGTACATATGTTATATATCCTCTTGTCCTGTGGATACCAGAGACACAAAGAAAGGATGATAAGGATCACCATAGACTTGTCTTGTTTGCAGAGCAAAACTTACAATTGTACGCAGGCTCGTACACTCTTTTTAGTATAAAACAAGTAATGATAAATCTTTTTAAACTtaactgtggggaggagggagtAGAACCACATTAGAATGGGAGAAAAcagattatatatatatatatattagttAAATACAGAACAGATACCATTTTATGAAGTTAATTTGCACTTCCATTAACTGTTATTCAATTAATTTGTTACTTGTTTACATGCAGATTTTATAATAAAGTATTATTTCCTGTTATAATAAACGGAGCTTTTCTCATTCTATGGATAAAGAACGAGAGCAGTATTTTTATACTGAGCTTTTTTTCACTGTACGATGTTATACACAAACTATGCAGATTTACAGGTGAAAGTTCTGGAACAAGATGAAAAGGGTATGTCCTGTGTCCTCTTCTTTaatacacattttctttaagaagCAAATCCTGCTTCTGAGAACAGCCTACTTCAACAGCTCATATAGTGGAAAGAGGTGCCTTGACCCTTCATATTGTTTATCTTCAACCCACTTCTTGTCTGCTCTGACAGGAACAAGCTTCTACATAATGCCTTTAGTTAGACAGATATCTTGTCTACACTGGTAAAATTAAAGCCTGTAATGTTCTACTTTAAATCCTCTCCAAGCTTGAAGGTTTTGTGTGACAGCCAATAAGCAAATGCAGgcattttgggtttgttttgatttttcctttcttggagCAGTATAATCTTCTAATTACTCACAAACTCTTCCAGTGGTTTCAAGAAGTTCAAACCAGGCTGGCAAGGCTGTTTCAGAGAGTGGTAGGTTTCAGTTTTGCATGGTGACCTTCGTCACAACTTTTCATATTCATTTTACTGTACTATCATGAATATGCTTCCATGATTTTTCCCTATCTGCTATTCATGAAGTTGAAAAGCATCACGTCTTAGTAAAAAACTGGGACTTACTGCATTTGCTTTATAAATTCCTCTTCATAAGAGACATTCTCTTTAGTCCATTAACTCACTTCTCTAAACCAGTAAACCATatcctcttctctctcttcctattATCCCATCCTGAGCCCATTTCTTTAGATTGTTCCAATCTCTTCAGAGAGATTGTTCTGCTTGTCCAAGTTTTTT from Colius striatus isolate bColStr4 chromosome 14, bColStr4.1.hap1, whole genome shotgun sequence encodes:
- the RRAD gene encoding GTP-binding protein RAD — translated: MTLNRGDKLRCLDKRRGSMPFSAHQHLHRRSMPVDERDLRAALPQGELSSLVRCTSYSPGEEHRESWTSDSSDSVISSGSDSDSNLYKVILLGEHGVGKTSLARIFGGVEDCADAEEAGNTYDRSIIVDGEEASLVVFDIWEQGDSQWLQNHCMKMGDAYIIVYSVTDKVSFEKASELRIQLRRARQTEDIPIILVGNKSDLVRSREVSVDEGRACAVVFDCKFIETSAALHHNVKDLFEGIVRQIRLRKDSKEDNARRMANTKRRESIGKKAKRFLGRIVAKNNKKMAFKAKSKSCHDLSVL